The Alteribacter keqinensis DNA segment ATATACCGATCTTTTTTGAAATTTATTGATGATTTGTCGTATTCGTTTCTGTCCTTAAAAGAAGCCTGGATTTGCATTATTCAGGCTTCTAAACTATTACTTTTGAGTGAATGCTTTGGTAGATTTCAGAAGACAAACCGAGAAAATGAAAGCAAAAGAACCGCCTCCACTCCTCCGTCAGACGCTGCCTCACTTCCTTCTTTTCATCTTCTTGGCTTTTTTCTTTTTTCGTTTGAAAAGGTTGGAAGTGCTCTTCTCCCTGAGTGTTCGTTCTTTTACCGGGAGCTCTTTCGCACGGTCTCCCATAAATACTTCGGCAATCAGGAAGAAGGAAGTTGCATTTCCCGGGGGAAAAAACCAATTTCCTTTATTTCCCCGGCAGCCTAATCTCCTCTATATGAATCTGGTAAGGTTTGTTGATCTGACAATCAGCAAAGGGTTAATTTGTGAAGTCATTTTATCGTCTGCCTTTCTATCTAATAGTTTGGAATCATTATATCAAAAAAATCTAAAAAAGAGCGCTGTCCAAATGGATAGCGCTCTTTGATCGTCCTTCCCTTCTAAAAAGATTAATCTCCCCGGTTATGGAGAGCTAAGGTAATGATATGGAGGTCTTCTTGGGTGGCAAATACACCTTTCTATTATGTTGGAACATGTTGTTTTTCTATACAAACTTTTCAACGTGAATTAATTCAATTCCAGCTGACCCGACCAAATGTAACGGAGCTTTAACATAAAAATCATGAAACGTTACATTGTTACGATTATAATAAAGAGGATTCATAAAAGGTGTTAAATTGAAAGTAAATAACAGGAAAAGGGGGATTGACTGCTCTGCTCACCTTACATATGGACAACTACTTACATGGGGGAAATTCTAATGAATGGTATCAATGTAAAAGTTAAAATAATTTTACTCGTCTTTCTTCTTCTCACTCCTACCTTTACTACCTCTTCTTTTTCCAGTGTCGCTGCCGAAGCTGACAACATTATCATTACCGAAGTCTATTATGATACGCACATGTCTTTTGAACCGGATGAATATGTGGCCATCACCAATCCCTTATCAAATAACGTTGATATTTCAGGATGGCAGATTGGCGATGACGGAACGAAAGCGGTCTTTCCGCAAGGGACAATCATGGAAGGCGGAGAAACCTTTTATATTGTTCGGGAAGCCAACATCATCATTGAACAAAACATTTTAAGCGGCATTACTCCACAATTTGAGTTTTCCGAAAACACAGACCCTTCTGTACCTAATATGGCAGGCGCCAATCCGCGCTTTGCCAATGGAGGGGACGAAGTATTTTTAAAGGACGGCAGCGGGGAAATCATTGATGTGGTCGTTTATGGAAGCTCTGACTATGAAGAGATCGGCTGGACGGGTGACCCGGCTGCACGCGGCAGTTCCGGAGATGTATTAAGACGAAACCAGGTTGAACGAACAGGTGCCTGGATTGATACGGACAGCCGTTCGGATTGGGACAGCTTAAAAGGAAACCCACTGGCAGAAACCGCTGATCTGCGAACATACAAACAAGCCCAGTCTGATTTGGACCTTGAGACGTTTGACGTAGAAGGGATTGTCAGGCCTTATACATCACCCGATTCTACATTCAGCGTTCTCGAAGATTTATTTTCAAACGCCCAACATTCCATTGAATTGAGCGTATATGAAATGCACAGCCCGTATTTGACAGAAATCCTGGTTGACGCTATTGAGAGAGGGGTTGAAGTGCGGGCCCACTTTGACGGCGGACCGGTTGGGGGCCTCCAGGACGATTCCAGATGGGTCTCCCAGCAGCTCCATGATGCAGGAGGAGAAGTGCGTTATATCGTCATGGGCCGTGACAACGATCAACACAAGCGCTACCGCTGGGACCATTCAAAGTACGGCATTATTGATGACGAAATTGTCTTTGTACAAAGTGAAAACTTCAAAAAAACAGGAACGCCTGTCGATAACTCAAGCGGTAACCGCGGCTACGGAGTCGTTATTGAAGACGCTGATGTAGCAGGCTATTTTCAGGATGTGTTTGAAGAAGACTGGGACGACTTGTATCCGGATGTGTTTGCCCATGACCCGTCCCATGAAAGATACGGCAATCCGCCTGCTGGATTTGAACCGGACTATGATGTGCCAACTGGCTCTTATCCATCCCCATTTGAAAGTAAAGCCATTACAGGAGACTTTAAAATCACCCCGGTCATCGCACCTGATACAAGCTTTAAGCAGGAAGATTCGATACTGGGTATGATTAAAGATGCTGAAGACTACGTTTATGTAAGTCAGATGTATTCCCACAAGTTCTGGGGAGGGCTGGAAGATTCATCAGACTCTCACCCGAATATCTATATGGAGGCTGTCATTGATGCAGCGCGGGCAGGTGCCACCGTTCGCGTAAGCCTTGGGGATGCCTGGCTGGATCCTGATAATCCAAGGGATAATACACGTACCATTGAATACCTCCATACTATTGCTGAACAAGAAGGAATCGATATAGAAGCTCAACTCATAGATACCGAGGCCATCGGATTGGCCATTCTTCACAATAAAGGTGTCATTGCTGATGACCGGGTTCTTGTATCCAGTATCAACTGGTCAAAAAACAGCGGAAAAAATAACCGTGAAGCCGGTGTCATTATTGAGAACCAGGACGTGGCTGACTTTTACAAGGAAGTATTTGAATACGACTGGGCCGGCGGAGATCAGGTTATTGGCGTGGCATATGAGGACTTTGAATCCGGTGTGAAGGAAACATACAGCGCTGATGAAGTGACACTTTCTTCCGGTGCATGGCTGTTTGATAATGCTTTGCTTGGTACCCTGTCCAACGATAAAAAGCTTGGCAGTCAGTCTGCGAGAGTACGAGCAGACGGAATGATCGAAATGCAGGAAGATATTGAAGGTGTGGCATCCCTCAGCTTCTACCACGGACTGTATGGATCTGATGAAGGGGGAACCATAACCGTTCAAAAGTCCGTTGATCATGGAAGCAGCTGGACGAATGTGACTACCCTACCATCGCAGAGGAGTCTGGAAAAAGAGCGGATTGATGTAAATGAGTCGGAGAATGTGAGGCTTCGCTTTATCGTAAGCGGAGAAGAAGGAACCCGCGTAAATATCGATCACATCTCATATGTAGAAGGAGGCATTACAGAACCTGTTCTGGCGGAGGGATATGAAGGGGCCGCAAAAGGCAGTTATGCGGCTGCTGATGTCGAGCTTTCATCAGGCCTTTGGCATCTCGATAATGCTCTGATCGGCACTCATCAGAGTGACAAAAAAATTGATGACCGCTCTCTGCGCATCCGCGCTAACGGGCATGCCAGTATGGAATTCGATGTTCCAGGTGCCCACGCCGTCAGCTTCTATCACGCAAATTTCGGTTCTGACACCGGAGCGGAAATACTGCTTCAACAGTCCACCGATCAAGGCGAAACGTGGAACGATGCCGGGGAAGCAATCATAAGCAATTCCGAACTCGAACGCCATAGAGTCGTTGTAGACACGGAAGCAGATGTTCGTTTTAGAATCGTGGCAGATGGTTTAGAGGGAAG contains these protein-coding regions:
- a CDS encoding phospholipase D-like domain-containing protein, which encodes MNGINVKVKIILLVFLLLTPTFTTSSFSSVAAEADNIIITEVYYDTHMSFEPDEYVAITNPLSNNVDISGWQIGDDGTKAVFPQGTIMEGGETFYIVREANIIIEQNILSGITPQFEFSENTDPSVPNMAGANPRFANGGDEVFLKDGSGEIIDVVVYGSSDYEEIGWTGDPAARGSSGDVLRRNQVERTGAWIDTDSRSDWDSLKGNPLAETADLRTYKQAQSDLDLETFDVEGIVRPYTSPDSTFSVLEDLFSNAQHSIELSVYEMHSPYLTEILVDAIERGVEVRAHFDGGPVGGLQDDSRWVSQQLHDAGGEVRYIVMGRDNDQHKRYRWDHSKYGIIDDEIVFVQSENFKKTGTPVDNSSGNRGYGVVIEDADVAGYFQDVFEEDWDDLYPDVFAHDPSHERYGNPPAGFEPDYDVPTGSYPSPFESKAITGDFKITPVIAPDTSFKQEDSILGMIKDAEDYVYVSQMYSHKFWGGLEDSSDSHPNIYMEAVIDAARAGATVRVSLGDAWLDPDNPRDNTRTIEYLHTIAEQEGIDIEAQLIDTEAIGLAILHNKGVIADDRVLVSSINWSKNSGKNNREAGVIIENQDVADFYKEVFEYDWAGGDQVIGVAYEDFESGVKETYSADEVTLSSGAWLFDNALLGTLSNDKKLGSQSARVRADGMIEMQEDIEGVASLSFYHGLYGSDEGGTITVQKSVDHGSSWTNVTTLPSQRSLEKERIDVNESENVRLRFIVSGEEGTRVNIDHISYVEGGITEPVLAEGYEGAAKGSYAAADVELSSGLWHLDNALIGTHQSDKKIDDRSLRIRANGHASMEFDVPGAHAVSFYHANFGSDTGAEILLQQSTDQGETWNDAGEAIISNSELERHRVVVDTEADVRFRIVADGLEGSRVNIDEFWIEE